A segment of the Synechococcus sp. CBW1002 genome:
CTTGAAGACCGGATTGTCGACGACCTGCTGGGAGCAGTCCTGAGCGAGATCCCAGAGGAGGTTCTCATCAACGTTGGGATTGGCAGCAATGACTGCGCGGATAGGCTGCCGAATACCCTTGCGCTTCAGACTACTGAGCTGGTGGAGCCTTGCTGGGGCGGTTGAAGGGTCAGCAGCGTCTGCAAGATAAATCCGAAGCCTGTTCTTCATGAAGAAAAAGAATTCAGTTGATTGCCAGAAAAATGCTGTTGATCTGGCAGACTAAGTCGAGCGACCTATGGTAATAATAAGCGATGTAGCCATCCCCCTCATTGGCCGATAAGATCTACATGGTGTTGCAGATTTACGAATCTACCTATGGGCTGCCTGGGCGGAGTCAGGATTAAGGACTAGGGCTTTAGGTAGCAGCTCATGCAGTTGATCGATGCTGAACTGGCCACCAAAAAGAAGCTCAGCCAGGTCTCTATCAAGCTCAGGATTCAGATAGTCTTGGTCAGCTTCGCTGCTGATGTCCCTATGGTGGCCAAATCCGGTTGGATCGATAACAGTAAGGACTCCTTCTCCAAATCCATCCACATCTAGATCAAATTCCCAGCCGGGGAGGTCTGGATCGACCTTGTCAATTTGCCAGTAGCCTTGGCCGCCTAAAGTTGAATTGTGTTCATAGTCCCAAGGAAGAGCAGTGAGGTCCATTTTGCCGGATTCTGAGAGCCCTAGTGCAATAAGGATCTTCAGCAGTGTGGCCGAGTCATGGGGTTTCCATGAGTTACCAATCTCCAGATCAAAGAAGCAGTCTTCAACAATAGAGCAGAATTCCAAGGTGAAAGAGTACTCCTCTTGCTCTTTGTCGTCAGCATTAGACCAGAAGGCGTCATCTTGCGCATCTTGATCGTCGGATCCAATGGATTCATCAGAGCTGTCAGCTTCACTCGTGTCCTGGGCGACCGCGATGAAGATGTGCCTGGTGAGACGTTGATGCCATTCCATGCGAAACGCCAGAGGTGAACTCTCACGCAGTTCGTCAGCGATGGAATGCACCAACTGATCACGTCCGCGCTGGGGGGCATTCACACCCAGTTCAACGAGAAGTTTCAACAAGGCTGCACTCTCACAACGTTCCCACCAGGGATCAACGCCGAGATCAAACAGGTCCATCTTTGGGTTCTTGATCACCGCTTCCGGATGATCCACAGCCAACTCCCAAAGCAGTTCCTCATCGACATTGGGGTTGGCCGCTATCAAGGGCCTGAGGATCTTGGTCTTTGCCAGCTGCCGCAGTCTCGCTGGGCTGGTATCGGGACTGCGGGCTTCTGTCGCTTCGTCGTTTGGGTCCACGGCAAACGGAGATTGAACAATCTAGCCTAAGGCTATGTGGTGTATAAGGAGAGAAGAATAGTAATTTTAAAGTCGCCGCGCGACCTCGTCAACCTCTGATGCTCAGAATGTTCACCTCCATTGCCCAAGGCTGCATGCGGATTTTAGCTTTGGCCTGGTCACGATCCGGTAAGGCGACCTCGCCGCTCCGAGTGTAGGAGCGATTGTTCTGATCAATCCGGTGCACTGTGGCATGCAGCATGGGGATTGGCATTGGAGTGTGTTGAGTCTCGTCGGCATTAATGATGCATCCGATGTCGTCCAGAGTGGGATCGGGTTCGAGGAAGAACGGACATTCCTTGCAGTGGGGAGTTACAACCTGCTAAGCCGGATAATGCGGCCAGCATTGATCTCGCCTAGTCTATGCGAGAGAATGACAGGTATGCTCCATGGCAGAATCTTCCATTGATCTGCTGGCCTTGAATCGCGAGATCCTGCTCAATCCCAAAACGGCTGCCTGCAATCATCTGGTCGCCCTGCTTGAACTGGAGAAACCAGGCTTGGAGTTTTTGTGCCCAATGGCAAAGGCAATTTACCTTCTAGAAACCAACAGGAGTCATCTGGTTAATCCTACTGAAGCCCTTTTGGGCTGCTTACTCGTTGACTACACGTTCTCAGGGGTACCTGGCACTGATGAATACGCCTCAGTTACAGAGCAAGTCCATCATGTGATTGAAACCAGATTCGCCGGTCGTGATATCGTTCTCGGATTTGAGTCGACTGGTGGCATGCTTCATTATTCCAGCTACTGGAGTGACTATCTCCGCACTGTCTGGGCGAAGAAGTGGAACCTGGATCGAATCTCAAGACCACACGAGTTTATTGAGAATATATTCTGCATTCTAGGCGACGACGCTCGCCAAGCGACGCCAAGTGCCTATCCGTCAGATAAAGGAGAATTTCTGGGTAGCGTAAGCTATGTAATGACAAATATTAATGGCATAGACATCCAAGGCCCGGAGTATACAAATTCTGGTTGTGATGATGAGTGGGCAGGTCTCTCGGACAAATACAGCCAAAGGTATCCGGGTACTCGATGTGACTCCGATGGGCAGATGTGCTGGCTCCACTACCTGGAAGAACGAGATGCCAAGAGACTTGGGATTTTGAGCGATGGCAACGAGGCAATCGGAGAAAATGATGACTATCCCGAATGGGTATCGAAAAAAGTCTCAGTAAAGGAACTCGAAGAAACATGGATTAGTCCTGATGAGCTACAGAGTAGCTACATGCGTGGCAATCTCGCCTTTGAAGAATCGACTATTGCCTGGTTGGCAATAGGCTGTGGTGAGGACTGGTATCCCGGGCGGCTCGAAGATGATGATCAGGGTCATAACAAGGAAGAAGACGGCGGGATCTTCGATCCCATGAGTCGACCTTTAATCGAAGTTGAAATTGAGAAAGAAGCAAAAGTGTTGCCAGATGAGCTGCTCACTCTTGCCCCATATCTTATCAAGCTACATCAAATGCTGAATTAGTTCTGTGCCTGCTGGACTATTGGTGGATTCGAACAACCTCCCCCCAGGGAAACTCATCATTCTCCAGCCCCCCCGGCACCACCACCCAAAGGGTAGGCAGCTCTGGCTCCTGCTTGGGAAAATCACCGAAGCCATCCGTAAGATACACGCAGACGGCCCGTTTCTCACGGCTCCAGGTCTTCTGAACTTGCTTGAAGAACGGCCGGAAGTCGGTTCCGCCACCGCCTTCCGGTGCAGGCAGCTCACTGTCCTCCATCAGTTCATAGGGTCCATAGCAGCTGGCATCCGCGTACCAGAGCCAACAACGAAGCATCGGATAGGCCGAGAGGATGCCCCTCAGTTCGCCGAGAAACAGGCTGAGTTCTTCCTGGCCAACCGAACCGCTGGTGTCGATGCAACAGAACACCTCGACGCTTTCGCCCTCAAGGTGGTCGAGATACAGTCCCTGATGGATGAAGCGGCGGTCAAAACCGGCATAGTCGTTGGGGGTGTGCACCAGATAGCGCCACAACTGGCTGCGCCAGTCCAACTGCGGATCGGCGATTTCATCCAGATGTCGCTGCAGGGCCGCCGGCAGATCCCCCTTGCCCTGGCTGCGCAGCAACACCTGTGCCTGTTGGATCGCCTGTTTCCAATGCGCCTCCAGCTCCTGCCGATCCGCCGGATCCCTCCCTGACTGCTGTTCGGCTGAGGACTCACGTCCCTGTTTGTGGTGGTCCGCTGATTTGTCCTGCCCCGAATGGGCTGGCCTGCTCCGGCCTCTCTGACGACGGTGTGTTGGACTTCCCCCAGCAGGCTCGGATGTAGTCATCGGAGCTGCCAGCAAATCAGCCAGGGGTAATTGTGGCCGTTTGCGCTTCTGGCGCTTCTGGAGAAGCTCATAGATCTCCTCCACACTGTGATGCTCCAGGCGTACATCACGAATCGCGCCTTCAGGCAGTTGCAGTGAGCCCTCCGCCGCAATCATGCCATTGACGACCAGATCTGCTGCGATGTTGAACTGTTCGTGATCACGCATCCCTCGACGCAAGGGGTGCAACAAGGCCGCATGCAGCAGCTCATGCAAAAACAACCCATCGCGTTGGTTGGCAGGTAAGGCTGCGTAGGCCTGGGGATGGAACCACAGGGTGCGGCCATCGGTAGCCGCCAGGGCCACCGATTCGCTGAAGCGCACCTCCGCGAACATTGCCAGAGCCGCGAAAAATGGCGAGTGCATGCGCAGCCGCAGTCGCGTGGCGCTGACCAGTCTCTCCAGCTCAGAGATAGACGCCCCATTCGCGGTGGCAGTCATCGGCCCAGCAGTTCGCGGTAGTCCTTGAGGAAGGCCTGCAGAGCAGGCTCATCCGCCACCATCTTGGCCAGCACACCGACCTGATTCGTGCGGCGCATCTGAGCGACCAGGTCACTGGCAAACAGCTGCACCCATTCAGCTGTGGCCTTGGCCACCAGCCACTGGAAGGCCGCCAGGCCTTGCTCGGCAGTGGAAGCGCGCATGGTCAGGCCGATCGCGGTAGCCCAGCGCCCAGACGGTTCCTCAGGAAATTTGAGGCGTGCCCCCTTGCCGGTGAGAACCTTATCGAGATCGGGCAGCCTTGTATACACCTTGAGGTAGGCCCGGAACTCCGAAGCCGCCGCCTCACCGATGGCCGGATCCACATCCAGGCCGCCTTGATGCAAACAACTGGCCATCTCCCAGCTGCGTGGTGACGGCCAGGCTGGCTCCTTGGGATTGAGCTTATGCAGCAGGGTCGGGCGGAACGCCAGGAAGGCCAGCACCTGTTCATGCAGCCGGCGCTCCAGCGCATAGGCCTTGAAGCTGTCGAAATCGACGCCAACGCTGAGATGGAGGAAGCGATTGGCCAGGGGGGAGGGCATCTCGAACACCGAGGCGCGATCCTCCTTGCGATTACCCGCTGCCCAGATGAACCAGCCCTCCGGCACCCGGTAACTGCCCACCTGGCGATCGAGGATCAGCTGCTGGGCCACACCCTGCATCGCAGGGGGTGCCATGTTTAGCTCATCGAGGAACAGGATACCTTTTCCGGAGCGCGGCAAAAATTCTGGGGGGAACCAAGTGGACGTACCCAGGCTTTCGCCATCCGCCGGCGGAACGGCCACGGGCAGCCCTCTCAGGTCTGTTGGGGCCAGCTGACTGAGGCGTACATCGATGAAGTCCAGCCCAGCAGCCTCTGCCACCTGCGCCACGATGCTGGATTTGCCGATTCCTGGAGGGCCCCAGATCATCGTGCTGATCCTGATGTTGCCCACCACCAGCTGGTCGAGGTAACGGAGTAGCTGGGAGGGTTTGAGTGTCATGGATGACGGGGTAGTGAGAATGCTGTTACCAGTGCTCCTCCGCTCCTTACGGATGTGACACGAGCAGTTAACAGCAGAGGCAGGAGGGGACTTGCAGGGCCACTCATGAAGGCGTCTCGCTGCAACGCTGCATGGCTGCTTGCGCCACATGCTGATTGGCATCCTGCAAGAGAGCCTTTCGCTGCCGCGGCGGAGTAGCCGGGTGAGAAGCCACGGCATGGCGTTCGCGCCAGTCCAGGCTGGTGGCACAGCGTCGGAGCAACGGAGGAGGGCAGTGACGGCTGCGCAGTGCCAACCGCCGGGCACGAGAAGAGGGCTTAGTGGAGCGCAGTAAAGCCAGGGCCGCGGTCTCGTAGCTGCTGGGATCGGTGATGGTGCTGAGCGCAGGACTAGTCGCCGCAACCTCCGCGACAGTGCGCTTGCTGAAGGGGCCGTAGTCAGACGTCTTTTCTTGATCAACAAGCAACTGAATCAGCAGTGACAAGGGGCAATGGGGGTGACGAGACACCATGGCTCTCAGGTCTGGATTTTGATCGCTGGCGTGTTCAGCTAGCCACCCCACGGGATAGTGAGGACTCGAGACGACGGCAAGGGTGTCGCCCGAAATCCCCTGCTGTTTAAGTGTCTGATGAAGATCCGTGGTGCAGGCGGGATTGCTGGCGACGGACTCTCGAAGCTCCCTGTCTGGATCCTTGACCAATTTCTGCAGCACGGTTACCGGTGTCCCGGGATGCGATGCTGCCAGCTGGCGCAAGGCGCTCAGATCTGGATTTGAATCAGTTGGAAGCTGGGCCATCCAGCTGAGCAACTCGGGGGAATAGGGACGAGCTCTGAATGGTGCAAATCTACTTCCCCAGTCAAGCCCACGGACAAATATCCTGAGCTCCTCCGAATCCAAGGAATTCAGAATCTCTTGCATCAAGGATGGGGACCAGCAGAGGATCTCCGTGGCATGGTGGAACAGCTTCTCCCGTGCAAGACGCTTGAGCAGACCACGGGCGGCTTCCTCCGGTAGATTTGGATTGCGTAATGGTGATCGGCCCTGCAATGCCCTAAACGTGGACACACGGCAGCTCGGGTTCTGAACGGCAGCCTTGCTCAGAAGGTTATTTGGATCAGCTGAGAGCTTTTCCAGGATAGGTGCTGGGCATGGACGTAGCAAAGCCAAAGCAAAGCGCACCTCCTCCCGTGGATCACTCGCCAAGGCCTCCATCTGCGCGTCATTGAGAACGCCGAAGCATGCCGCTACCAGACGTTGATTAACGTTGCGACTGGAGATCAGCTTTTTGGTTTCCTTAGCCGAGAGGACGCCGGGCCAAACTTCCACAGGTGTCTTCAGATACTCGTTCCGATAGCCATCGACAAACACCTGGCCGGCATGATCAGCCACCAACTGAATCAACCAGGACCGAAGTCCATCGGAGATACCATCCTGGCCCAAGGATTTCCCAGTGATTCTCAAGTGATTGAGTCCATGATCGCTACCATCAATAAATGTATAGCCATCTGCAGCCTTATTTAGGGCGTAGCCAGGAAAGTAGCCTTTAACGATCTCGTGTCGCTCATCTTTGCGATCGTCGAGTGCCTGGCCGAGATGGCGCCGCAAGTCAATAGAGATACCGGGATGCAATAGAAGCTTCAACAATTCGATCGTATGGAGTAGCCTCACGTCAGCAGGGTCGTAAAAGCCCATCACGAAGAAGGCCATTTCATGGGGCTCCAGTTCGGCCCATGTTTCTTTCTCGAGTTCGGCTTGGGAACAGCGCAACAACTCCGTCCTGGTCTGTTGGTGATGGGACGCCGCGGTACTGGCAACAAGATCAGCCAGGTTTCCCTGTTCATTATCTGGCAGCGGGCAGACCAGGATGTCACTGAGCGCGTCGTAGCGCACCAGTTGATCAAGGGCCTCTTGGGGGACCTGACGGTTCATCAGCAGCCGTAGCTGCTCGCGCTCGCTGAGGTGGCTCAGTTGCCAGCAGAAATACGCAGCTGGCAGATTCCCTGCCTCCAGGATCGTGCGGTGCTGCTTGCGCAGCAGTGATGCCACAAGATCGGGCTGCTGATCAAGCCAGTCGGCAAAGCGCGGGTGGCGCACGCAGCCAACAGGATCAGCGGTAGCCAATGCCGCGAGCTGCTCCATCCAGCCTCCAGCCGTGAGTGCCGATACAGAGCGACGTGGCTGTAGAGCCGCATGGCGGATGAATGGCAGCCCATCGCCCTGTAGTTTCGCCAGTGCCGTGGCCGGAGCGAGAGGGGAGCTGGCCACCGCCAGGCGTTCCATCCAGTGCCAGCTCCAGGCCGCTGCCTGCATCAGTTCGTCGCTGGCCCAGCCCTTCTGGATCATTCGAAGGCGCAGTGTCGATGGCTCGAGCCGCCAGCTGGCCCAGAGCGACGCATTGAGCAGGATGCGCAGGCTATCCAGAGGATCGGGCTCGCTGGCCAGCAGGTCGAGGCAGGCAAGCAACACGTCCTTCTTGCGCTGATCCGTCTGGAGCTGCAATCGGCCCATCTCCATCAACTGCCAGGTTTCACCACCGACATAGGCAGGGTTGTCTTGCACATAGCGCTGAACTGTCTTGGCACCCCAGCCAGACCAATGCATCAGTTGCTGCAACACCGAGACTGGTGTCATTGGGTTGCAAGCCAAGGGATAGATGATCTCCTTGCTGGTGGACTGAGCAAGCTCCTCAAAGACCTCGGCAGGTGTATGAAGGCAACTCGCCACCTCTGATTGTGGACCACTGTTGCGGTGTCGGGACAGCCGCTCGTAGATTTCAGCCGGCAGCAACGTGTCGGTATCTACGCGAATACCGCGCTTCACCAGCTGCGTCTTCGCCAGGGAGAGCAACTGATCCGCCACAGGGGACGCATCCAGAAATGCGCTCTGATGTCCCCAGTGACGCCTGAACATCAGATCAAACAGCTCTTCATCATTCACAAAAACTGGTGACAGGGAAAGCAGCACATCATCGATTCTTTCTGCTTGTAGGGCTCCTGGCAATGAATACTCGACCTCACTCGGAGATTGCAGTGCCTCCCAGACTGGCTGGAGCATTTCCGAGCCATAATCAAGCTTGTTCGTCTGCGATTCGAGAAACTTCAGATCCGCAGCAGAGAGGGTATCACCGGCTTCATAGAGCGCGCGAATCAGGGCATGCTCTCGAAAAGGATGCTTCGAAAGGGGCAGTAGAGCGGTGTAGCTGAGCAGCAACTTGTCATAATAGTCTTCAGGATATCGCCGCTTTACATCCAGCCAGAGACCCTCTACCTGCGCCAGCGGGTAGATCTGATCCTCATCGATGTAGTCATCCTTTCCCATCAACCCATCACCACTCAGCAGGAGCAGCGTCCAGATCGAATTGTTGGCCACCCCGCCTGGGTGGTGGCTTGCCAGCTCCCATAGGCGATCAATGTCAGTGCTTGGATCTGCGGACTCTGTGGCTCTCTTTTGATCGAACGAGGGGGCCGCAGCGGCGAAGCTGGCCGAATGAAACTCCTGACTCAGCTGCATGACCATCTCGGTATAGAGCTGATTCAGTCGCTGTCGAGAGTCCGCGGCGACAAGGTCGATGGCTTCAATGGCCTGCCGCCAGTGACAGAGTTGATTGGGTTCCATGGAATGCGTGGATAAGTCCTCGAAAAACTTGCGCGCAGCCTTTGCTGAGAACTATTGGGCTTGGACTGGATCTGCCTCGCCTCCGCAACTCTGCTTCTCGATGGTGATCACCTGCTGCAGCAACATGGTCAGCTCAGCGGAGGAGAGGAGGTCGGTTTCAAGGATGGATCCAACCATGTCTGGGTGTTCTTTCAGCGTGGGATTCAGGAATTCATATTCCTTGTCTGGTGCTTCGACATCAACCACATGCGTCTCACCCTCCGGGTCTTCAATCTGGATGGTTCCGGATCCATCGATGCTCAGATCTGCATCTACTTGCCAGCCATCCAACTGAGGACTGATGCACTTGATTTCCCAGTATCCGTAGTCTCCCAGGGACGAGGACTGTTCTTCCCAGCCATGATTCATCAGAGTGTTGAGAAGTTCTTCGCTGGTGTTACAATTAATCAGTTCTTCAAGGACGCTGAGTGGATCGTCTATGTTGTCAGGAGGGCATAGCATCCATAGGCCATCTTCGGCAATGCAGGAGAAGTCAATGGAGACATCTTGCTGCTTCACGTCGTTGTGGTTTGGCCCCACGTCCTCCCCCGGGACCCGCTCTCCGCTCTCCGCTTCGTCTTCTTCACCCGAGCTATCCTGCCATTCAATCGTGATCTCCTGAAAGAAGCTCATGTGCTGCTCCATATTCATCTCGAGTGGGTCCGTTCTGGCTAAGAGGCCCCCGAGTTCATCAAATAAGTCCAGACGCGCCTGTGATGGTGCAGTGGGTCCCAAGGCCGCCAACAGACGCAGCAAGCTCAGGGGCTCCGTGTCTTTCCACCAACTTTCGGTGCTCATCAGCAAAAGCTGAAAACGAGGGTTTGCCTTCACCTCATTGGGATATTCAGCGGCCAGACTCAGCAGCAACCGTTCATCGCTGGCGGGATTCGCTGCAATAGCTTGCCTGATTCGGGACCGTTCATCTTCACCTTCCCATTGACTGAGTGCCTTCAAGTGTTCGGGGTCTGTT
Coding sequences within it:
- a CDS encoding VWA-like domain-containing protein: MTATANGASISELERLVSATRLRLRMHSPFFAALAMFAEVRFSESVALAATDGRTLWFHPQAYAALPANQRDGLFLHELLHAALLHPLRRGMRDHEQFNIAADLVVNGMIAAEGSLQLPEGAIRDVRLEHHSVEEIYELLQKRQKRKRPQLPLADLLAAPMTTSEPAGGSPTHRRQRGRSRPAHSGQDKSADHHKQGRESSAEQQSGRDPADRQELEAHWKQAIQQAQVLLRSQGKGDLPAALQRHLDEIADPQLDWRSQLWRYLVHTPNDYAGFDRRFIHQGLYLDHLEGESVEVFCCIDTSGSVGQEELSLFLGELRGILSAYPMLRCWLWYADASCYGPYELMEDSELPAPEGGGGTDFRPFFKQVQKTWSREKRAVCVYLTDGFGDFPKQEPELPTLWVVVPGGLENDEFPWGEVVRIHQ
- a CDS encoding ATPase, with the protein product MAPPAMQGVAQQLILDRQVGSYRVPEGWFIWAAGNRKEDRASVFEMPSPLANRFLHLSVGVDFDSFKAYALERRLHEQVLAFLAFRPTLLHKLNPKEPAWPSPRSWEMASCLHQGGLDVDPAIGEAAASEFRAYLKVYTRLPDLDKVLTGKGARLKFPEEPSGRWATAIGLTMRASTAEQGLAAFQWLVAKATAEWVQLFASDLVAQMRRTNQVGVLAKMVADEPALQAFLKDYRELLGR